A single genomic interval of Halomonas sp. GT harbors:
- the trpB gene encoding tryptophan synthase subunit beta, whose amino-acid sequence MPVTVSATETKFSDLTRMPDARGHFGPYGGRFVSETLSFALEELEQTYLSLRDDPDFQAEFDRDLAHYVGRPSPLYHAERWSQSLGGAQIWLKREDLNHTGAHKVNNTIGQALLAKKTGKPRVIAETGAGQHGVATATVAARLGLECDVYMGAADVQRQKLNVYRMRLLGARVIPVESGTRTLKDAMNEALRDWVTNVDNTFYIIGTVAGPHPYPQLVRDFNSVVGREARQQSLAQIGRLPDALIACVGGGSNALGLFYPFVEDDAVAMYGVEAGGDGIETGRHAAPLSTNAPRGVLHGNRTYLMSDEAGQVSDTHSISAGLDYPGVGPEHALWKDVGRVNYVAANDKEVLEAFRELTHMEGIMPALESAHALAHAKVLAPTMRPDQHIVVNLSGRGDKDIMTVANIDGIEF is encoded by the coding sequence ATGCCTGTGACTGTCTCAGCGACTGAAACCAAGTTCAGCGACCTGACCCGAATGCCGGATGCCCGTGGTCATTTTGGGCCCTACGGCGGCCGGTTTGTGTCGGAAACCCTGAGCTTTGCCCTGGAAGAGTTAGAGCAGACCTACCTGAGTCTGCGTGATGATCCCGATTTCCAGGCTGAGTTTGACCGTGATCTTGCCCATTATGTGGGGCGTCCTTCGCCGCTTTACCATGCAGAGCGTTGGTCACAATCACTAGGTGGCGCGCAAATCTGGTTGAAGCGTGAAGACTTGAACCACACGGGTGCTCACAAGGTTAATAACACCATTGGACAAGCCCTGTTAGCCAAAAAAACGGGTAAGCCCAGGGTTATTGCTGAGACCGGAGCAGGCCAGCACGGTGTTGCCACGGCGACTGTGGCAGCTCGCCTAGGTTTGGAATGTGACGTTTATATGGGAGCTGCAGACGTTCAGCGCCAAAAGTTGAACGTTTATCGTATGCGCCTGTTGGGTGCCCGTGTAATTCCGGTCGAGTCAGGCACTCGTACGCTTAAAGACGCAATGAATGAAGCATTGCGGGACTGGGTGACCAACGTTGATAACACGTTCTATATTATTGGTACCGTGGCTGGACCGCATCCTTATCCGCAGCTAGTGCGTGATTTCAACTCGGTAGTAGGGCGTGAAGCGCGCCAACAGTCATTAGCGCAAATTGGACGTCTGCCAGATGCGCTGATTGCCTGTGTGGGCGGTGGCTCCAACGCGTTAGGCTTATTCTATCCTTTCGTCGAAGATGATGCGGTGGCGATGTATGGTGTTGAAGCCGGTGGCGATGGTATCGAGACAGGCCGACATGCCGCGCCGCTTTCGACGAATGCGCCACGTGGTGTTTTGCACGGTAACCGAACTTACTTGATGTCTGACGAAGCCGGACAAGTGTCAGACACACACTCGATTTCTGCTGGCCTCGATTACCCGGGTGTTGGGCCTGAACACGCGTTATGGAAAGATGTTGGCCGAGTGAACTACGTCGCCGCAAACGATAAAGAAGTGCTGGAAGCGTTTCGTGAGTTAACACACATGGAAGGTATTATGCCGGCATTGGAGTCTGCTCATGCGCTTGCTCATGCGAAGGTGCTGGCACCGACCATGCGCCCTGACCAGCATATCGTGGTCAACCTTTCTGGTCGTGGTGATAAAGATATCATGACCGTTGCGAACATCGATGGCATTGAGTTTTAA
- the trpA gene encoding tryptophan synthase subunit alpha has product MNRIDQRFSELKEQGRKALIPYITAGDPAPQYTVGFMHALVEAGADIIELGVPFSDPMADGPVIQKACERALKQGTRLVDLLDMVAEFRQVDATTPIVLMGYLNPIERIGYETFADKAASVGVDGVLVVDMPPEEADEFGPLLKARDLAAIFLVAPTTSNARAATICAHGEGYLYYVSLKGVTGAATLNADDVAEHLAPLREMTDLPLCVGFGIRDGVTAAEVAKVADGVIVGSALVNRIAESVDAPETIAGQLKSVLGEMRTAMDA; this is encoded by the coding sequence ATGAACCGTATTGACCAGCGTTTTTCCGAATTAAAAGAGCAGGGTCGTAAGGCCCTGATTCCTTATATTACCGCCGGTGACCCCGCACCACAGTATACCGTGGGCTTTATGCATGCCCTGGTAGAAGCGGGCGCTGATATTATTGAACTCGGCGTGCCGTTTTCAGACCCAATGGCCGACGGCCCGGTGATTCAAAAAGCCTGTGAGCGCGCACTTAAGCAGGGCACTCGCTTGGTTGACCTGCTGGATATGGTCGCTGAGTTCCGCCAAGTGGATGCTACAACGCCTATCGTGTTGATGGGGTATCTCAATCCGATAGAGCGGATTGGCTATGAAACGTTTGCTGATAAAGCGGCAAGCGTTGGCGTTGATGGCGTGCTGGTAGTAGATATGCCGCCTGAAGAAGCTGATGAGTTCGGCCCGCTATTAAAAGCCCGCGATTTAGCAGCGATTTTCTTAGTTGCGCCTACCACTTCCAATGCTCGTGCCGCTACAATATGCGCCCACGGTGAGGGCTATCTCTATTATGTTTCGCTTAAGGGCGTTACCGGTGCTGCTACACTCAATGCTGACGATGTGGCTGAGCATCTCGCCCCCTTGCGTGAAATGACCGATTTGCCACTATGTGTTGGCTTCGGTATCCGCGATGGTGTGACGGCCGCTGAAGTGGCGAAAGTCGCTGATGGTGTGATTGTTGGCAGTGCGCTAGTGAACCGCATTGCAGAGAGCGTTGACGCACCTGAAACCATTGCTGGTCAGCTTAAAAGCGTGTTGGGCGAAATGCGCACCGCGATGGATGCCTAA
- the accD gene encoding acetyl-CoA carboxylase, carboxyltransferase subunit beta, whose protein sequence is MSWLDKIVPSMGRIQRKDRRASVPDGLWRKCPKCEAVLYLPELEKHHSVCPKCDHHLRLTARKRLDWFLDKEGRQEIAAEIEPNDRLKFRDSKKYKDRLTAAQKETGEKDALIAMRGELDGLPVVAVAFEFTFMGGSMGAVVGEKFVRAATIALEERLPLICFAASGGARMQEALFSLMQMAKTSAALEKLKQSGVPYISVLTDPVFGGVSASLAMLGDLNIAEPNALIGFAGPRVIEQTVRETLPEGFQRSEFLLEHGTVDMIVHRHEMRARVGGVLRKLTHNIALPTEGGVSDDASVNEPVVDEEPVADAANAVDIDTPETHSEASTVKSDDSTRNV, encoded by the coding sequence ATGAGCTGGTTAGACAAGATTGTGCCCTCCATGGGGCGTATCCAGCGTAAAGACCGTCGCGCCAGCGTGCCCGATGGCCTCTGGCGTAAATGTCCCAAGTGCGAAGCGGTTCTCTATCTCCCTGAGCTTGAGAAGCACCATAGCGTCTGCCCCAAGTGCGACCATCATTTACGGTTGACTGCGCGTAAACGTTTGGACTGGTTTTTGGATAAAGAGGGTCGACAAGAGATTGCGGCTGAGATTGAGCCTAATGATCGCTTGAAATTTCGCGACTCTAAAAAATACAAAGACCGTTTAACGGCTGCCCAAAAAGAAACCGGCGAGAAAGATGCGCTGATCGCTATGCGTGGTGAGCTAGACGGACTTCCGGTTGTTGCGGTGGCCTTTGAGTTTACCTTCATGGGCGGTTCAATGGGGGCGGTTGTTGGCGAGAAATTCGTCCGCGCCGCGACCATAGCTCTCGAAGAACGGCTTCCACTGATTTGCTTTGCTGCTTCTGGCGGTGCAAGGATGCAGGAAGCGCTGTTTTCATTGATGCAAATGGCTAAAACGTCAGCAGCACTTGAAAAGCTTAAACAGTCGGGCGTGCCTTATATCTCCGTTCTGACTGACCCGGTGTTCGGTGGTGTATCAGCATCGCTTGCGATGTTGGGTGATCTAAATATTGCAGAGCCAAACGCTCTGATTGGTTTTGCTGGCCCGCGGGTTATTGAGCAAACCGTACGCGAAACGCTGCCGGAAGGTTTTCAGCGCAGTGAATTTCTGCTTGAGCACGGCACGGTAGATATGATCGTGCATCGTCATGAAATGCGTGCTCGTGTTGGTGGTGTGCTGCGTAAGCTGACCCATAATATCGCGCTGCCTACTGAAGGTGGTGTCAGTGATGATGCATCGGTTAATGAACCGGTGGTTGATGAAGAGCCTGTAGCCGATGCTGCAAATGCAGTAGACATTGATACGCCCGAAACGCATAGCGAAGCCAGTACTGTTAAGAGCGACGATTCGACCCGCAATGTCTAA
- the folC gene encoding bifunctional tetrahydrofolate synthase/dihydrofolate synthase: protein MSKSIAPESLASDSSTPGSLTEWLHYLETLHPVGIDMGLDRVAEVAQRMGLLTHPIATRVITVAGTNGKGSTLAMMDAIARAHGLRVGTYTSPHLVRYNERVTINGAHVDDLQLIAGFSQVEAARLQAPEISLTYFEAGTLCALWCLAQENLDLALLEVGLGGRLDAVNIIDADVAIVTTIAQDHANFLGSDIAQIGREKAGIFRASKPAVLGSRLLPSSVAAAADAIAAPVYCLGEAFSHSANHDSDPAVDLSADTQPEWRWSGMTCQREPITLTGLPDPGLPIDNAATALQALILSGLVVNADACRRALHEVQVPGRMQWIGQWCLDVGHNPHAADYVAKRLPWVPQGGRQWALIGMLNDKDADGVISALLPRITDWVCVTLEGERGRSAEDLAARITFLGGRVYHCASSPEAGVQIMAEQLASSDRVLVTGSFFTVAALLEMTLPQAKSA, encoded by the coding sequence ATGTCTAAGTCTATAGCCCCTGAATCTTTAGCTTCTGACTCTTCAACCCCTGGGTCTTTAACCGAATGGTTGCATTACCTTGAAACCCTGCACCCAGTAGGGATTGATATGGGGCTTGACCGCGTAGCAGAAGTTGCCCAGCGCATGGGGTTGTTAACCCACCCGATTGCAACACGGGTGATTACGGTGGCGGGTACTAATGGCAAGGGGTCAACCCTTGCCATGATGGATGCTATCGCACGTGCCCACGGTTTACGGGTGGGTACTTATACTTCGCCCCATCTAGTGCGCTATAACGAACGCGTGACGATCAATGGTGCCCATGTTGATGATCTGCAGCTAATTGCTGGTTTTTCTCAGGTAGAGGCCGCAAGGCTGCAAGCGCCTGAAATTAGCTTAACCTATTTTGAGGCGGGAACGCTGTGTGCCCTTTGGTGCTTAGCACAGGAAAACCTCGACTTAGCGCTGCTCGAAGTTGGTCTGGGTGGACGATTAGATGCCGTTAATATCATTGATGCAGACGTTGCTATAGTCACCACCATTGCTCAGGATCATGCCAATTTTCTTGGATCTGATATTGCGCAGATTGGGCGTGAAAAAGCAGGCATCTTTCGTGCTTCAAAACCCGCTGTGTTGGGCAGTCGACTGCTTCCCAGCAGTGTGGCAGCGGCTGCCGATGCGATTGCTGCTCCTGTTTACTGTCTCGGTGAGGCTTTTAGCCATTCTGCTAATCATGACTCAGACCCTGCAGTTGATTTAAGTGCTGATACTCAGCCTGAATGGCGCTGGAGTGGAATGACTTGTCAAAGAGAGCCTATTACTCTGACAGGCCTTCCTGATCCCGGTTTGCCAATTGATAATGCGGCAACAGCTCTCCAAGCCCTTATACTTAGTGGATTAGTGGTCAATGCAGATGCATGCCGTCGTGCGCTTCATGAGGTGCAAGTGCCAGGGCGTATGCAGTGGATAGGGCAGTGGTGCCTGGATGTTGGGCATAATCCCCATGCAGCTGATTATGTAGCTAAGCGACTCCCATGGGTGCCTCAAGGTGGTCGGCAGTGGGCGCTGATCGGCATGCTAAATGATAAAGACGCTGATGGTGTTATTAGCGCTTTGTTGCCGCGCATTACCGACTGGGTATGTGTGACGTTAGAGGGTGAACGTGGTCGCTCAGCCGAAGACCTAGCGGCACGTATTACGTTTCTCGGTGGGCGTGTTTATCATTGCGCGAGTTCTCCAGAGGCCGGGGTGCAGATCATGGCTGAACAGTTGGCATCCTCTGACCGGGTGTTAGTTACCGGCTCGTTTTTTACAGTTGCGGCCCTGTTGGAAATGACACTGCCGCAAGCTAAATCAGCCTAA
- a CDS encoding SPOR domain-containing protein, with translation MKYGKTERISGIVILLALLAIFVPWLMSDPAPREERPQPTFVIEQPVEATQQDVPVPEMPSSINTSSSSNEDSSVDSAVNSVPIDANPRQPQTDQASSSNAQSAEENDPIAELMATNNRNNASSSSSTSSPSESSNAAGPTSSSQGEWAVQVGSFGDAGNARRLSEQLAQAGFSTYLRERDNNLTSVYVGPYSTSEDGESAMSIIKQRANVQGLLVRVRD, from the coding sequence ATGAAATACGGTAAAACGGAACGCATCAGTGGTATTGTCATTTTGCTCGCGCTGCTGGCGATTTTCGTGCCGTGGTTGATGAGTGATCCTGCTCCAAGAGAAGAACGCCCTCAGCCTACGTTTGTTATTGAGCAGCCTGTTGAGGCAACACAGCAAGATGTTCCGGTCCCGGAAATGCCTTCATCCATCAATACGTCTTCGTCATCAAACGAGGATAGCTCTGTAGATAGTGCGGTGAATAGTGTGCCAATTGATGCCAATCCAAGGCAGCCACAAACTGACCAAGCCAGTAGCTCTAATGCTCAGAGTGCTGAAGAAAATGACCCGATTGCTGAGTTAATGGCTACGAATAACCGCAATAACGCGTCTTCAAGTTCTTCTACTAGCTCGCCTAGTGAGTCATCGAATGCTGCTGGCCCAACGTCTTCTTCCCAAGGCGAGTGGGCAGTTCAAGTAGGAAGCTTTGGTGATGCGGGTAACGCGCGGCGTTTAAGCGAACAGCTTGCCCAGGCGGGGTTTAGCACTTACTTGCGAGAGCGTGATAACAACCTCACCTCTGTTTATGTTGGGCCTTATTCAACGTCTGAAGACGGTGAGTCTGCGATGTCGATTATTAAGCAGCGTGCCAATGTGCAGGGTTTGTTAGTGCGGGTAAGAGACTAA
- a CDS encoding CvpA family protein has protein sequence MALTWIDALFLAVLALSMLAGFMRGFVREALGLAAWVVALMVARVLAEPVADLMSGFIDSFDARLVLAFILVIFAVILLCGIVIRLVHAAVEWVGMGLLNRFAGAAFGLARGAVILLVATVLITLTPLAELQAWQEAELRPTFIELRDWAVSQLDQWERELPQAPGSLRDISLPDFRAQEELVPQPFTPTSENSSQ, from the coding sequence ATGGCACTTACTTGGATAGACGCGCTTTTTTTAGCGGTGCTGGCACTTTCCATGCTAGCAGGCTTTATGCGCGGATTTGTCAGAGAAGCTCTCGGTCTAGCTGCGTGGGTCGTTGCACTAATGGTCGCGCGAGTGCTGGCAGAACCTGTAGCGGATCTGATGAGTGGGTTCATCGATAGTTTCGATGCTCGCTTGGTATTGGCATTTATTTTAGTGATTTTTGCGGTCATTTTACTTTGTGGAATTGTGATTCGCCTTGTGCACGCGGCGGTAGAGTGGGTTGGTATGGGGTTGCTCAACCGCTTTGCTGGTGCCGCCTTTGGGCTTGCCCGTGGTGCTGTTATTTTATTGGTAGCCACCGTCCTTATTACGTTAACTCCCTTAGCTGAGCTACAGGCTTGGCAAGAAGCTGAGTTACGACCAACGTTTATTGAGCTACGCGATTGGGCGGTAAGCCAGTTAGACCAGTGGGAGCGGGAGCTGCCCCAGGCACCTGGCTCGCTTCGTGACATATCGTTGCCAGATTTTCGTGCCCAGGAAGAGCTAGTTCCACAGCCTTTTACGCCAACAAGTGAGAATAGTAGCCAATGA
- the purF gene encoding amidophosphoribosyltransferase: MCGIVGLLAKQAVNQGIYDALTVLQHRGQDAAGMMTWSEGRFLLRKSNGLVRDVFHTRHMARLKGNLGIGHVRYPTAGSSSEAESQPFYVNSPYGIALAHNGNLTNSEQLKQELFSTDLRHINTSSDSEVLLNVFAHELGKQGLHLEAEDIFDAVRRVHRRCKGGYAAVAIINGFGMVAFRDPHGIRPVVFGTRQSDEGQDVMIASESVALDVGGFELERDLSPGEAIFVDMQGQIHTQVCADRPVLRSCIFEHVYLARPDSILDGAYVYGTRMQMGRKLGDRILNEWPDHDIDVVIPIPDTSRTSALEMAQHLGVTYREGFMKNRYIGRTFIMPGQTQRKKSVRQKLNAIDVEFKGKNVLLVDDSIVRGTTCKQIIQMARDAGARKVYFASAAPPVRYPNVYGIDMPAAKELIAHGRTEEEVGQLIGADRIFYQDLEDLKAACRDVNPEMEEFDCSVFDGNYVTGDIDDAYLAVLEASRNDAAKDQSAGDHALVDMHNQDDDDLDD; encoded by the coding sequence ATGTGCGGTATAGTGGGCCTTCTGGCCAAGCAGGCGGTAAATCAGGGAATCTACGATGCTCTGACCGTACTTCAGCATCGGGGCCAGGACGCTGCCGGCATGATGACTTGGAGCGAGGGACGCTTTCTACTGCGCAAGAGTAACGGGTTGGTTCGAGATGTGTTTCATACCCGCCACATGGCTCGCCTAAAAGGTAACCTTGGTATTGGCCACGTACGTTATCCAACCGCTGGTTCCTCTAGTGAAGCTGAATCTCAGCCGTTTTATGTCAACTCGCCCTATGGTATTGCGCTGGCTCATAACGGTAACCTGACTAACTCTGAGCAGTTAAAGCAGGAACTTTTCTCGACAGATCTTCGCCACATCAATACCAGCTCTGACTCTGAAGTGCTGCTAAACGTATTTGCTCATGAGCTGGGCAAGCAGGGCTTGCACCTAGAAGCTGAGGATATTTTTGATGCCGTTCGTAGAGTGCACCGGCGCTGCAAAGGCGGCTACGCGGCGGTCGCGATCATTAACGGTTTTGGCATGGTGGCATTTCGGGATCCTCATGGTATTCGTCCAGTAGTTTTCGGTACTCGCCAAAGTGACGAGGGCCAGGATGTCATGATTGCTTCGGAATCCGTTGCCCTCGATGTAGGCGGCTTTGAGCTGGAGCGTGATCTTTCGCCTGGTGAGGCGATTTTCGTTGACATGCAGGGACAGATTCACACTCAGGTATGTGCTGATCGTCCTGTGTTGCGCTCCTGTATTTTTGAACATGTATATCTGGCGCGCCCCGATTCTATTCTTGATGGTGCCTATGTATACGGCACCCGTATGCAGATGGGGCGCAAACTTGGCGACCGCATTCTCAACGAGTGGCCTGATCACGATATCGACGTCGTCATTCCGATTCCTGATACGTCACGCACCTCTGCCCTTGAGATGGCACAGCACTTGGGTGTGACCTATCGTGAAGGGTTCATGAAGAACCGCTATATCGGCCGTACGTTCATCATGCCGGGCCAGACTCAGCGTAAAAAATCGGTACGTCAGAAGTTGAACGCCATTGACGTCGAATTCAAAGGCAAGAATGTACTGTTGGTAGATGACTCCATTGTGCGCGGAACCACCTGCAAACAGATTATTCAAATGGCACGCGATGCAGGAGCGCGTAAAGTGTACTTTGCTTCTGCAGCGCCGCCCGTTCGTTACCCCAACGTTTATGGCATTGATATGCCTGCGGCAAAAGAGCTGATCGCCCATGGCCGCACGGAAGAAGAAGTTGGCCAGTTGATTGGTGCAGATCGAATTTTCTATCAGGATTTAGAAGATTTGAAAGCTGCTTGTCGAGACGTTAACCCCGAAATGGAGGAGTTTGATTGCTCTGTTTTCGATGGCAACTACGTCACTGGGGATATTGACGATGCCTATTTGGCAGTGCTTGAAGCGAGCCGTAACGACGCCGCCAAAGATCAAAGTGCGGGCGACCATGCGCTAGTGGATATGCATAATCAAGATGATGATGATCTTGATGACTAA
- a CDS encoding O-succinylhomoserine sulfhydrylase: protein MHDDSHQDEWSLETLAIRAGHHRTFEQEHAEPIFPTSSFVYESAAEAARKFGGQEPGNVYSRFTNPTVHTFERRLAALEGGERCVATSSGMSAILSTALALLSAGDEIVASRSLFGSTVSLFDKYLGKFGISTRYVELSNVSAWEEAIGPNTKLMFAETPSNPLSEVADIPALAELANRSGALLAIDNCFLTPALQRPLALGADLVIHSATKYLDGQGRAVGGAVVGKHDVLEEVFGVVRTCGPCLSPFNAWIFTKGLETLSLRMKAHCENALTLARWLDEHPAVNKVYYSGLEAHPQHALAKKQQQGFGAVLGFEVKGGQAGAWQVIDATRMLSITGNLGDVKTTITHPATTTHGRLSDAQKDAAGITPGLIRVAVGLESQADIQHDLAAGLDALAAS from the coding sequence ATGCATGATGATAGTCACCAGGATGAGTGGTCGCTAGAGACCCTGGCCATTCGTGCGGGCCATCACCGCACGTTTGAGCAAGAGCATGCCGAGCCCATTTTTCCAACTTCAAGCTTTGTTTACGAAAGCGCGGCTGAAGCTGCACGCAAGTTTGGAGGGCAAGAGCCGGGTAACGTCTATTCGCGCTTTACAAACCCTACTGTTCATACCTTCGAGCGCCGTTTGGCGGCGCTTGAAGGTGGCGAGCGATGTGTGGCAACGAGCTCGGGTATGTCGGCCATTTTATCGACGGCATTGGCATTGCTAAGTGCTGGCGATGAAATCGTTGCATCGCGTTCTCTGTTTGGTTCTACCGTGAGCTTGTTTGACAAGTACCTGGGAAAATTTGGCATTTCGACTCGCTATGTAGAGTTGTCTAACGTTTCTGCCTGGGAAGAGGCGATCGGTCCAAATACCAAACTGATGTTTGCTGAAACTCCTTCTAATCCATTGTCGGAAGTCGCGGATATTCCAGCATTAGCCGAACTTGCTAACCGTAGTGGTGCACTTTTGGCGATTGATAACTGCTTCTTAACACCGGCACTTCAGCGGCCACTTGCACTTGGAGCCGACTTAGTCATTCATTCCGCAACGAAGTATCTGGATGGCCAGGGCCGTGCTGTGGGTGGAGCGGTTGTTGGTAAACATGACGTGTTGGAGGAAGTGTTTGGTGTTGTGCGAACCTGCGGGCCTTGCCTTAGTCCCTTTAATGCATGGATTTTCACCAAAGGTCTTGAAACCTTATCGTTACGCATGAAAGCGCATTGTGAAAATGCACTGACCCTAGCGCGCTGGCTAGATGAACACCCGGCCGTTAATAAAGTGTATTACAGTGGTTTGGAAGCCCACCCTCAGCATGCGCTTGCCAAAAAACAGCAGCAAGGGTTTGGTGCCGTGTTGGGTTTTGAAGTGAAAGGAGGGCAGGCGGGAGCCTGGCAAGTGATTGATGCAACGCGCATGTTGTCCATCACTGGCAATCTAGGGGATGTTAAAACGACGATTACCCATCCGGCTACCACCACCCATGGGCGTCTTTCTGATGCGCAGAAAGATGCTGCGGGCATCACGCCAGGGCTGATTCGCGTAGCGGTAGGGTTGGAAAGCCAAGCTGATATTCAGCATGATCTTGCCGCTGGCCTGGATGCTTTGGCGGCTAGCTGA
- a CDS encoding cytochrome b — protein MWRNTQSGWGVISIALHWLSALTIVGLFALGWWMTDLGYYDTWYNQAPWVHRSIGILLLIATFARLIWRVIQPTPHAEGGRFERLAAHAGHIMLYVLLLLVLVSGYLISTANGRGINVFDWFEVPALLHGLPNQASLAGDVHWYSALALMVLAAGHALAAMKHHWWDRHSTLVRMVNPAHGRKR, from the coding sequence ATGTGGCGGAACACGCAGAGTGGTTGGGGAGTCATTAGTATTGCTCTTCACTGGCTAAGTGCACTAACAATTGTAGGGTTGTTTGCTTTAGGTTGGTGGATGACAGATCTTGGCTACTACGATACATGGTATAACCAAGCACCGTGGGTGCATCGCTCGATTGGTATTCTGTTGTTAATAGCAACCTTTGCTCGCTTGATATGGCGCGTAATTCAGCCAACGCCTCATGCAGAGGGTGGGCGCTTTGAACGTCTAGCTGCCCATGCTGGCCACATAATGTTGTATGTCTTGTTATTGTTAGTGCTTGTTAGTGGCTATTTAATTTCTACCGCCAACGGGCGCGGAATTAATGTATTTGATTGGTTTGAAGTGCCAGCGCTGCTTCACGGGCTTCCTAATCAAGCCAGTCTAGCAGGCGATGTTCACTGGTACAGCGCCCTGGCTCTTATGGTACTGGCTGCAGGGCACGCGCTAGCCGCTATGAAGCATCATTGGTGGGATCGTCATTCAACACTTGTTCGAATGGTTAATCCTGCTCATGGCCGTAAGCGATAA
- a CDS encoding YceI family protein, whose translation MLKKTAFATAIAAASLATFSQAQAAEYQIDTEGQHAFVQFKINHLGFSYILGTFEEFDGQFSYDPEDLEASSVEMEVQVSSLNTNHAERDRHFLSSDFLDADEYPTATFTSTGFESTGENEGVVTGELTLHGETQEIEMPVTLMGEGDDPWGNYRAGFEGSTMLTLGDFGIDMSDFPETMHELELYVTFEGIRQ comes from the coding sequence ATGTTAAAGAAAACCGCTTTTGCTACTGCAATTGCCGCCGCTTCGCTAGCGACGTTCAGCCAAGCGCAAGCAGCAGAATATCAAATTGATACTGAAGGCCAGCACGCCTTTGTTCAATTCAAAATAAACCATCTCGGCTTTTCCTATATTCTGGGTACTTTCGAAGAGTTTGACGGTCAATTCTCTTATGACCCAGAAGATTTAGAAGCCTCTTCTGTAGAAATGGAAGTGCAGGTGAGTAGCCTAAACACTAATCATGCAGAGCGTGATCGTCATTTCTTGAGTAGCGATTTTCTTGACGCTGATGAATACCCCACGGCAACTTTCACTTCAACAGGTTTTGAATCAACCGGTGAAAATGAAGGTGTCGTAACCGGTGAGCTAACGCTTCATGGAGAGACACAGGAAATTGAAATGCCTGTTACCTTGATGGGCGAAGGTGATGACCCCTGGGGCAATTACCGTGCAGGTTTTGAAGGCAGCACCATGTTGACGCTGGGTGATTTCGGCATTGATATGAGCGATTTCCCAGAAACGATGCACGAACTGGAACTTTACGTGACCTTTGAAGGCATTCGTCAGTAA